Within the Methanomicrobium sp. W14 genome, the region ACTGTTGACGTGATTTCGGATGAGAACATCAGGCTTGGAAGAATCGTAAAGCCGATGTCCGAAATGTTTTTGTCTTCAATGGCGGTCTCGTTATAATTCATAGTGCGTGGGACGCCGTTTATTTTGTATATATACGAGCTGTTGTCAAAAGAATCATAAGCCATTGAGATTTTTGTACCGTCTTTAAGAAACCGTGCATTTACAAGGTTTACAGTATAGTTGTCAGATTCAGATTCCAGACTTTTGCTCAGGTTGTAAATTCTGAATGTCACAGGCTCCGTCTTCGGGTCTATCCTGTATTCGGCAGAAATGGTTTTGTCGTATAGAAGGGAGTAGTTGAACCTGCACTCGATTTTTTGTTCTATTTGCTTTGGAAACGATGATGACTTTATATTTTTGGTTGTATTCAGAAGGTCTGCCTGGATGTCAGCCGAGCTGTAATGTTTAATCTTTACAAGTCTCTTCATATACCCGTATCCTCCTTTCGGGACAGGCTCTCCGGCACAGAGAGTTGATGATGAACCGTCACGGAGGGATATATTGAACTGGTATCCAAAGTCTCCGAATATGGCTTTACTTCTGTATTCGTCTTCTGTAAAATTGAATTCAGTTGTACTGCTGAAGAATTTGTTAATCTTGTATGTCGAAAGTATATTTGGTGTCTGCGAAGATACGGAAAGTCCAAGCCTTTCTATTTCATCCTTGTGCTTTGAGTCTTTGAGCTCCCACGGAGTACCTGTCGGCCATCCCGGGTCTTCTGCAAGTATGACGGATGTTCTGTAAGAGACTGCGTCATAATCGACTGTAGAACTCTTTACATTAAGCAAAAGACCTGGGATCATGCTGATTACGAATATCAGGGCGACCAGAAATATTGTAAAGCCTGCAAGAAAGTCAACCGAAAGCATACCGGAATCATCGCTGACCGCCTTCAATTGATCACTTCCCCTGTATATGCGTCAATTTGTACTCCCTTTATGTCATCAGACTGCTCCGGAGTAATATAATATACTCCGTCTTCAAGAATTATGTAGAGCCTGTCGTCATATGACCTGTCAAACATCTCGTCAGTGTATCCTGCCTGTTTTTCCAGTATTTCAGACGGCATCATGACATCATCCGTCCTTATTGCGCTGTCGGGAAACGGACCGGGCCAGACCACTTCCTTAAGGCCTGAACTGCCGAGGTAGAGAAGAGTTGTGTTTTCCCCGTATTTTACACCGAATATCCAGGAATCTGCGTTCCCGTACCTGTTTACACCTGCACCTGCTATATTGGCAATCTGTATTTCACTGTCTTTTGCGGCTACATGATACCCGGTTTCTTCTGCTCCCGGAAAATCCGGGTTTACAGACGAATACAGTTTATCCAGAGCTTCTTTAAGGGAGATGTTACCTGTTTCTGTTATGCTGCCATGGTCACCCGTGAGTGTAGCGTCTCCCAGAAGGGATATGTTTTGGGTAGTGTTTTGGCTGTTCTGGCTGACGCATGCACACACAGTGCAGAAGCATATCATAAAAGCAGCCAGTATGAACGTTAATGCCCTTTTCAACAGAATCACGATCCATGTGGGTAGCGGTTAACGGGTTTATCTTGGATGTTTAATTATATCATATGAGTAAAATATAACAGTTGCTAATTAGAACTGTGTATAAAAAATTATTTTTATCGCTCCATTTGCTTTAAAACTAGAAATAAATAATTATGTGGCCTGTTTATCGAAAAATGTGTTAATCCAGGGTATGAATGACAAGCCCCGAGAGGAGTTTTGGTTCAAACCATGTTGATTTCGGAGGCATGATTTCACCATTATCCGCAACTTTTAGGACAGTCTTAACTTTAACGGGCTGCATTGAAAAGGCCGCCTTAAACATTCCCGAATCAACGCTTTCTTCAAGTTCGTGAACAGGTTTTGAACCGCCGAGATACTGAAGACGCTGGTCACCTCTCGGGTCGGTTATCCCGAGTATGTCCTCCATAACTTTTTTCTGGAGGACCGAAACATCCAGAGATGCTATTATGTCATCAGGATTTTCTACCGGCGCCGAAAGTTCATACCATTTTCCGCCCATGTACATGTGGAATACGTGAAGGGGTTTGTCTGTTTTTTTATGCGGAGGTATCTGGGATAAACTGCCGTCAACTTTTTTGCAGGAGTTTATTTCAAAGACCTCCGAGAGTTTATTCAAAAAAGTCTCAGGGTTATAATCCTTCAGATCCGTTACGAGACGCGAATACCCGTATATCTTTACACTGCTTTCCGCAAAGATAACAGCCATGAACCTCCCGGCCTCTTCTGTAACCCTTCCCTCTGCTCTTCTTTTCTGTGCAACGTTTACCGATGATTTGGCACGGTGATGACCGTCGGCAATATAAAGTGCACCTACGTCCTCAAACATAGAGACCAGTTTTTTTACCGGTTCATCGTCAGATATCCTGAACACTTTATGTAATGCACCCGATTCGCTTTTTGCAATGCCGTCCGGGTTTTTATTGGTTATAAGTGATTCTACGTAAGAGGTGATTTCACCGGGGTCGCGGTAGAGCAGAACAACAAGACCTGTGTTTGCATTTGTAGTATCAATGTGCATTGTCCTGTCCTCCTCCTTTTCATAGCGGGTAAGTTCGTGCCTTTTGATTCTGTTCTCCTCGTAATCCTTTACCGATACATCGGCGACAAATCCGGTGTATATGCTTTTGTCCTGTTCTATTCTGTAGACATAAATTCCAGGTTTATCATCCCGCTTTAAAAGTCCGCCTTTGATCATCTCTTCAAGGTTTCTTTTTGCTGTCGCGTAGACCTGCGAGTCTTTCGGGTCCAGGTCCTGCATCATTGCATCAGACCTTATGACTTTCATAAAGCTGTCAGGGTTCTTTTCAATGCATTCACGCGCCTCTTCGGTACTTACGACATCGTACGGAGCTGATGCGATATCAGCAGCTTTTTTTGGAACAGGTCTTATTGCGGGGAAGCTGAATATTTTCACCATAACGGAAAAGTCCTCCTTGTTTTAAATTATTTGTCTGAATTATGCCAGAGTAAGTTATTGCCTATTAGGGTTTATACCTTAATTACCGTTTAAAGGCAGGCTTATTTTATTTTCTGTTTTTATGCATTGTGCACAGAAATTCCATTGGATTGAAGCGCCGGTGGCATTCAGGTTTATCTGCGGGGTACAAATTAAGAGTTTGTGAAACATTATTCTATTGTTTCACTTTGACGTAAGAATTTTTATCATGTATATTTCTCTTTATAGTTTTCAGCGGTGGGGTAAACCGTTCCTCGTTTATTTGTGCAGGTTAAATGGCCTGACCTCTGGTTTTATCTGTTATCTGGGTGCATTTAATACAGAAAATAGAACAAAACTATATCATTAAAATAAAAATAAAATGACTGCACCTTAATTCAGGTGCGACTTTATCCGGTAATCAGATGGATGAAAAAAATATTTCAATAAGAAGGGCAAAAAGAGGAGACCTCCGGCAGATTGTTTCAATAGAAACCAGCTCTTTTAAAGACCCCTGGGACGAATCGGCCTTTGTAGATGCACTATTCTATTCCTCATCAACATTTTTTGTTGCCGAAGCAGAAGAAAAAATTGCAGGATTTGTCACGGCAGGTGTGGAGGACACTTCTGAAGCGGTCTACGGTCATATCATGAATATCGCAGTCCTGCCGCAGTTCAGAAAACTTGGCCTTGGCGGAAGACTGTTGCAGAGAATAGAGTATGAATGTCTGGTGATAGGTGCAGCCGGTGTCCAGCTCGAGGTGCGTGTTTCGAATCAGGAAGCCCGGAGGTTTTACCAGAAAATGGGTTATTCGCAGGTGTTTCTTGTAGGCAACTACTACAGCGACGGTGAAGATGCAATTCTTATGATGAAGTGGTTTGAATAAATGAATTGCTGTCAGGCGGATTCAGTTTTTTGTAGTCCTGCTATAATTATTGCCGGGAATTCCATTTCATCGTCGTTTTCTTCGTAAAATCCGGTCATGACAAATCCTGCATCAAAGAATATTTTCAGAATGCTTCATACGTCTTTTCTTTGCGTTTGGGAAAATTTTGTCAGAATAATCAAAAGCGACTATTTCAGCACCCTTCTTTGCAAGGCACAGGGAAAAATTTTCGTTTCCACAGGCTACATCCAGAATAAGGTCGCCTTTTTTTCTGCGTCAAGCATCTCTTTCGGTATGAGGTCTTACTATATTTCGTTGGAAAGAGTTTGAATCATCGCCCATTTTGAAATCCCGGAAGTCTGCATTTGCTTCCCACCTGATTTTGCTCTCTTCTGTGGTCTCCCTGAAAATGTCCATTATATAACCTGATAACCGTATTTGAAATAGGGCCCCCATTGATTATGATTGTGGTTTTGTATTTTCTGTATCATTTAGAATATGCGTACAGGATTTTCACCGCGTTTTTTGAAGAACCTCAAAAGAGTAAAAATTTAGTAAATCATTATGAAAAAACAGAACGTCTGCTTTCTGCCGGTACCCGGAATTTTTATTGAGGCCTTTTTTTATGTGGATTTGGTCTGCTTTGTGTGAAAATAAATTTAAGCCCGAAATTCAGGTATTTCAAATGTTTTTCCGGCATCGTTCAAATACGGTTCATCTTACATGTGCAGGTAAGGGTTTAGGATCATTTCCGGATATTTTACGGCATCGGCAGACATCACTGGCTGTTCTTTTTGGTGATACTGTTGCATTATCCGGGTACATTTCTGTTTTTTTAGCTCCCGGTAATACAAATATGAATTTTAGTATTATTATATATATGCTTTTTGAAATAATCTGACAAAACGCCCTGTTGAAATCAGGACAAGTGCAGACATAACCTGAAAAAATCCTGGATAAAAATAGTATTTTAAAAAAAGGCAGGAGTTTACCTTCCAAGCTGTTTGTGCGCCCTTGCAAGATGTCCTGCGCCCAGTGCGCCTATAAGAGAAAGTTCGCCTGCAAGAACTGCTGATGCAACGATTTCGGCAAATTTCCTGGAATTGTTGCCCGGCTCTTCCCCGCCGCCGTGGCAGCCCAGCATTTCAAGGCATTCTTTTTGTGTGTCAAGTCCGCTCCCTCCGCCTACTGTTCCGACCTGAAGGGACGGGAGCGTGACGGAAACATATACACCTCCGTCCGTCTGGTCGACTGTGGTTATTGCATTTGACCCTTCAACCACGTGTGCAGGGTCCTGCCCGCACGCAATAAACATAGCAGCTATAACGTTTGCAGCTTGGGCGTTGAAGCCGAGTGCGCCCGAACGTGCTGAACCGACAAGGTTTTTGCGGGTATTGACCTCAGCCATGGTCCTGGCATCAGTCTTGAATATGTTTTTTATCATATCATCCGTAAGAAAGACACCTGCTGCGACCGTTTTTCCTCTTCCAAGTATCAGATTTATTGCAGCCGGTTTTTTGTCGGTACACATGTTTCCGGAGAGGGATATAAAAACAGCACCGGTTTCCTGCCCTATTTTCTGTGCAATCTTTTCGGATGCAATGGTAACCATGTTCATCCCCATTGCGTCGCCTGTAAAGAATTCTATTCTTACATGCACGTTTGTTCCGGTAAGAAAGCATTTGATGTCAGTCAGTTTGCCGTGAGAAGTCGTCTCTTCGGCGATTTTCTTCAGTTCATCTTTGTTGCTCTCTATCCATCTTATAATGTCTATTGCATGGACGACGCTTTTAGCGGCAAAAACCGGTGCCCTTGTCATTCCGTCACGCTGTATTCTTACATCCGCACCGCCCGCTTTTGTAATGGCCTTGCATCCCCTGTTTATTGAAGCGACAAGGGCGCCTTCTGTCGTTGCAAGGGGTATATAGAATTCTCCGTTTGCGTATTCTCCGTTTACTTTGATTTTTCCTGCAACGCCGAGCGGGACCTGAACTGTACCTATCATATTTTCGCAGTTCTTCCTTGCCGCCCTTTCTGCGTCTATCGAAAATTTGCCGACTTTGTCGAATTTGTATCCGGTCTCTTCCTCTATGTACTCCCTCCTGACCGATACAGCCTTTTCTGCCGGCATTTCCTTTTCAAGCTCGTGAATTTTTATGCTGCCGTTTTTTAGCTTTTCGATGTAGTCTTCCATTGCATTTAGTTATTAGTCGGATAAGATACAATATTATGGCGGTTGAATGAAAGAGCAGCACTGGGGAATAAAGGTAGAAAAGTCAAATGGTGAGGCTGTCAGAAAAAGGCTGATAGCTCTTGGAATGTACGATACGGAATTTAAGCCTGTCTGTGAAGACGACTTCATCGTGTTTCCGGTGGTGTCGGAAAAAGAGTCTTCAGGAGAATATATTTTTGAAAAGAGGCCGAAGAAAAGGGAGCCTGCACGGCACGAACTTATTGGTGGAATTGCCGTAATGCAGTCCGACGACCCGGGTGAAGCCGAATACCTCCTGGAATCAAGACCTGTAATACATACAGTCCTTTATTCCAAAAGCCCGGTATCCGGTGAGTACAGGACAAAGGATTTCGTGGTCCTTGCAGGTGAAAATACCACAAAGACGCATTATATCGAGTACAACAACCGTTTTGTAATCGATCTTTCGGCAGCGTACTTTTCTGCAAGACTTGCAAACGAAAGGCAGAGGATATATTCACTTATAGAAAAAAAAGAGAGAATTCTTGACATGTTTGCAGGTGTCGGTCCTTTCCCGGTTGTACTTTCAGAAAAAGCGTCTGTCATTTATGCAGGTGACATAAATCCCGGTGCTGTAGCTTTAATGAAGGAAAATATTGAGCTGAACCATAAAAAAAATATAATACCCATGCTTTTTGATGCGCTTGACCTTAAAGGCATTTTCAGTGCACATTCGTTTGACAGGATTATAATGAACCTTCCTATGAGGTCTGAGGAGTTTCTGGAAGTGGCTTTTAGTCTCTGCAAAAAAGGCGGTGTAATTCATTATTACACTCTTCAGTCCGAAAAGGGGGAGATGCTTGACACACTGGGGCGGTACACAAAAGGCAGGATTTGCGAGAAGGTGGTCAGGTCGTACTCTCCGGCGCAGCACCATGCAGTATATGATATCAACTGTCTTTAAAATGGTATAACCGTCCAGTTTCTTCCCAGCCTGTTTTTTATTTTTTATCGTTATTTTCTATTATATTCTTATTTTCAGGTACCGGTATCCCAGGTCGCCTGCAATGTCTCTCCAGATTTCATCGTAAGGTCTGAAGCGCTTAGATAGCGGAACACTTTTCAGCCTTATCCTGTAGCACTTTAGTATTTTGTAATAATCTGATACTGCAAAGTGCTCCTGTTTTTCCGGAGGAAAGAACATAAAGATGAACCTGTGAGTTGCAACTATCATTCCGGCCATATTGAGTGCACATGCAGACCGGATGTCAGGAAGTGAGAATCCTCCCCCGCGGGGATGGTTGTGCATGAAAATATTCTCCTGGAGCAGAAACATGTCACAGTACCTGAAATCTATGTTGTTTCTTTTTCCGTTCATTCTGAAGAGAAAATTGCCTTCTTTATCAAAAATTACGGCCTTTTCAAATTTAAGGTCCTTAATTTCCCTGACATATTGCAAAAATTCACTTTTAAGCAGAATTTTTCTGCTGTTTTTGACGGGAGCATTTCTGCCTTCATTTTTTGTTGTGTCCTGTTCAGTCTCTGCCCGCATATTGATAAATTTAATTTTAGTTAAATAAACGTTTTGTTAGTTACAATCTTTTGCATCTGCTGGGGATAAGAAAAACCATTATGTATACCGGGAAATATACACTGGACTTGCATTGAGGCAAAATGTCTTTCAGGTTTTTATCTTTGGATTTTGCCTTTTTGAAATATGTGTCGGTTCCCTTAAATGGGAGCAGAAATCTGATTAAACGGGCTAAATGGTATATATATAAATATGACTGCGGGAATTTTTAAAATTCTGTTTTGTCAGTTTAAAAACCTTTGAAATGATCCCCCGGCATATGAGCGTCTGTGCTTTTTCCCTGTGTCATTACCCCGTTTAATCAGAATTATCCGGGAGGTATTAACCGAAATGGCAGATAAAGTGACAGTGGATTTGTCCAGTCTGGGCAGTTATGTGGATTCAGTCAGTTCAGTCTCGTTAGAGCAGGTAATTGCGGCCCTGTTGGTCCTTATAGTGGGTTATCTGGTCATTAAAGTTTTAATGAAACAGTTTGGGAGAATAGGTGAGAAAAATCTCAATATCCCCTCTCTGACAATGCTGCAGCTGACGCGTGCTCTTAAGGTGCTCTTGTATTTTGTCCTTATCATGGCAGTTCTTGGAATTCTTGGTTTTGATATTGATGGAATACTTATAAGCATTACGGCAGGGATCTCGATAATTCTCGGTTTCGGTCTTCAGGATACGATAAACAACCTGGCGTCAGGAATATGGATTTCGGCAAGCCGTGCCTATGACCTTGAGGATGAGGTGACAATTGCAGGTGAGACTGGAACTGTCAAAAATGTCTCTATTATGGCGACCGAACTAAAAAAACTTGACAATACAAGAGTTATAATTCCCAACGGCAAAGTCTGGAACAGTGCGATTATCAATGTCACCAAAATGGATAAGAGACTAATTGTTTTAGATTATGGCGTATCGTATGATACAAATATAAACGATGCGATAAAGGTAGCACTGGACGTCGCAGACAGCCATCCAAAACTTCACAAAGAGCCTGCTCCTATTGTAAGGTTCAAAGAGATGGCTGATTCCTCTATTGTTCTTCAGCTCAGGGTATGGGTTGACACAGATGACTATTACCCTGTAAAATCGGATGTTTTAAAGATGCTCTTTGAAAAACTCACTGAAACCGGAATAAACATCCCATTCCCCCAGGTGGATGTGCATATGAAAGAACAGTGAAATTTATTTTTTATTTTTTCAGATGTTTTCCTACAAAATGATATATATATAATGCTATATATTCCAAATATACGTGGAGGGTTTTCAGATGGGGAGAAAATTGAGGATTTTCGTTGTTTTAATTCTAATTCTTGCTTTTTCAGGGGTTTTTGTTCAGGGAGTTTCTGCGTCACTGTCAGTCCTTGACGAAATGTCTTTTAGAACGGCCTCCGGGATATACCCCGAGAGGCAGTACGTTCTACTGGATTATGATATGACCGGAGGACCAAAAGGAATTGAGATGTATTCCGGTAATGCGAGCATATTCTCGTGGAACACCAGCAATTATCCTGTCCGCATGCATATAGACGAAATTACCGATGCAGCAGCAGACGCCGGTATGGCTTCAGCCGGGCTTTTTATGCCTGAAGGCCCTCTGATGGCTTTCGGCTGTGACAGCAGGGTAGTCTGGGCCGGAATATATTACAAAGAGCACCCATGCCATGATAAGATTATGCAGATTTACGATATAATAGAAGAATCGGCAGAAAGTCTTGGCTATGACGAGGTACCTGTCGTATTTTACAGGGAGAATGTAATTCTTGACTGAGATTTGGCTGATACGGGGAAAAACCCAAAACAGTGGATTATTGAAATCCAATCTTTTTTTACGGAATGTCTTTAAAGTACAACCGGATTTAGCACAAGGACTGCGGCGTTTAAAACTGCCGCAAAAGTCACCCATAATATATACGGGACCAGGAGAACCCCTGCATATCTGCTGACTTTGTATGAAGCGACAATTGTCAGGAGTATGAATATCCAGAGAAATATTATGCCTATGAGTCCGTATAAAGGGCTTTCAAGGCCGAAGAACAAGAATGACCAGCACGCATTCAGTATAAGCTGGACTGCAAAAAAAACTGCTGCAATATTCACGTTCCTTTTTGATATGTCTTCTTTGAGGATGAGGTAAAGGGATATTCCCATCATTATGTAAAGGGCTGTCCAGACCACCGGAAAAAGAAATGAAGGCGGCAGAAACCAGGGTTTTGCCAGGCTGGAATACCATGATCCATCACTGGTACTGGTGAAAAGACTCCCGAAAATTCCGGGAATTATGCATATGACTATTGATACGGCAAGAAGACACGGATTTTTTATAACGTTTATCCTTTTCATCTGTACCTGTCCTCCGGGGAATAAAAACTTCACTTTTTACTTAATGCCGCTTTTGCCTGTATATTCAGGCTTACTATTTTAATGTGTTTTTGTTCCAATATGTAATAGAACTGGTTTATAATATTTTCGTCGTTTTTGCAGATGTTACAGATGAAATAAATCAAAAGCTCTAAAAAAGGGATTTTTATTGAAATTTTTCAGGCCGGGACAAATTTTGTTCCGTATACGATTATACCGCTGTCTCCTTCTGCGGTAATCTTTCTGAATGTGGATTTTACCGGCATCCCGATATATATTTTGTCTATATCGCATATGACAGGGGCAGTGAGCCGTGTTCCTTCGTCAAGCTCTATTATAGCTACTGCAAATGGCGTCTGGATGTCATAAGGCTCGCTTGTCGTTCGGATTATGGAGTACGTGACAACCTTCCCGGTTCCCCTGAATTTATGGTCAACTATTTTTCCTTCTCTCCTGCATTTAGGACAGAGCGATCTCGGCGGGTAATAATATGTTCCGCATGTCTCGCATTTTGTTCCTATCAGGTTGTATCTGTTCTGCTGTTTACGCCAGAACCGCGGTACCGACATCCTTAAACCCTCCTGAATATGCTTGTTACCGCAGTGGCGCCTGTTCCGCCCACATTATGTGACATACCTGTTTCGGCGCCGTCCACCTGTCTCCTGCCTGCCTCTCCACGGAGCTGCATGACAATTTCGCAGACCTGCTTTATTCCTGTTGCACCTACAGGGTGTCCGCAGGATTTGAGTCCTCCGCTTGTGTTTACCGGAAGGTCTCCGTCAAGTGCGGTCCATCCTTCTTCGGTAAGTTTTCCGGCCTCACCTTTTTTACAGAACCCGAGGTCTTCTATGGCGCACAGTTCAGCGATTGTGAAGCAGTCATGGACTTCCACGAGGTCTATGTCCTTTCTTTCGACCTTTGCTGTCTTAAAAGCCCGGTCTGCCGCGGCAACTGTTGCATCCAGCGTGCTGATATCCCTTCTGTCGTGAAGAGATATAGTATCCGAAGCCTGTGTGGATGCAAGGACCTTCACCGGGGTATCGGTAAATTCTTTTGCACGCTCCAGGGGGCAGAGAATGACTGCCGCGGCACCGTCTGTTACAGGCGAGCAGTCCATAAGCCTTAGTGGATCTGCAATAAGAGTGGATTTCATTACGGTGTCAAGGGATATCTCCTTCTGGTACTGCGCAATAGGGTTTCTTGCACCGTTGTAATGGTTTTTAACTGCGACCTGCGCAAGCTGCTCGCGTGTCAGGCCGTATTTGTTCATATAGTCGACTGCTATCATTGCGTAAAGGGACGGGAATGTGACTCCGTATATCCCTTCCCACTCGCGGTCGGCGGCGCCTGCAAGTGCATCAGTGGTCTCTCCTCCGGAAACATCGGTCATCTTCTCTACGCCTGCCGCTATGACGATGTCCTGGGTTCCTGATGCAACACAGTTTACAGCCTGCCTGAATGCAAGACCTCCTGATGCACAGGCAGCCTCAGTCCTTGTCGACGGGATATGGTTGGTCGCAAGGCCTGCGTAGTCCGCTATCAGGGCACCTATATGCTCCTGCGATACAAAGCGTCCCCCGCTCATGTTCCCGACAAACATCTCCTGTATCCTGTCGCCGTCAAGACCTGCATCCTCTATTGACTTAACACCTGCCTCAACGCAGAGGTCACGGAACGAAGTGTCCCATCTCTCACCGAATTTTGTGAGTCCTACTCCAACAACTGCTACTTCTCTCATTTTTGCATCACTATTTTACCCTTGTGTTTTGCGTAAACGGCATAGTCGAGATATACTTTCTCGTCAAGAAGCTCCTCCACAGAAGGAGCGGCCTTTCTGTCAATTTCAGACTCGATTGCATCCGTAACCGTGATGTCGAACGAGTCGCTTCCCGAACCTGACCCGTATGATGTAACGAAAATTCTGTCGCCAGATTTTGCAATGTCAAGAGTTGCCGAAAGCCCTACAGGTACTGCTCCGGAGTAGGTGTTTCCAAGGCGCGGAACTACAAGGCCCGGTTTAATCTGTTCTGATGTAAAGCCGAGCATCTTGGCTGCACTTCTCGGAAACTTTGCGTTTGGCTGGTGGAATATTGCATAATCGTAGTCAGACGGCTTTGTTCCCATCTTCTCCATCATGAGTTTTGCGGCGCTCTGGACATGCTTGAAGTATGCAGGTTCGC harbors:
- a CDS encoding Zn-ribbon domain-containing OB-fold protein, whose translation is MSVPRFWRKQQNRYNLIGTKCETCGTYYYPPRSLCPKCRREGKIVDHKFRGTGKVVTYSIIRTTSEPYDIQTPFAVAIIELDEGTRLTAPVICDIDKIYIGMPVKSTFRKITAEGDSGIIVYGTKFVPA
- a CDS encoding DUF1015 domain-containing protein, with protein sequence MVKIFSFPAIRPVPKKAADIASAPYDVVSTEEARECIEKNPDSFMKVIRSDAMMQDLDPKDSQVYATAKRNLEEMIKGGLLKRDDKPGIYVYRIEQDKSIYTGFVADVSVKDYEENRIKRHELTRYEKEEDRTMHIDTTNANTGLVVLLYRDPGEITSYVESLITNKNPDGIAKSESGALHKVFRISDDEPVKKLVSMFEDVGALYIADGHHRAKSSVNVAQKRRAEGRVTEEAGRFMAVIFAESSVKIYGYSRLVTDLKDYNPETFLNKLSEVFEINSCKKVDGSLSQIPPHKKTDKPLHVFHMYMGGKWYELSAPVENPDDIIASLDVSVLQKKVMEDILGITDPRGDQRLQYLGGSKPVHELEESVDSGMFKAAFSMQPVKVKTVLKVADNGEIMPPKSTWFEPKLLSGLVIHTLD
- the hmgA gene encoding hydroxymethylglutaryl-CoA reductase (NADPH), coding for MEDYIEKLKNGSIKIHELEKEMPAEKAVSVRREYIEEETGYKFDKVGKFSIDAERAARKNCENMIGTVQVPLGVAGKIKVNGEYANGEFYIPLATTEGALVASINRGCKAITKAGGADVRIQRDGMTRAPVFAAKSVVHAIDIIRWIESNKDELKKIAEETTSHGKLTDIKCFLTGTNVHVRIEFFTGDAMGMNMVTIASEKIAQKIGQETGAVFISLSGNMCTDKKPAAINLILGRGKTVAAGVFLTDDMIKNIFKTDARTMAEVNTRKNLVGSARSGALGFNAQAANVIAAMFIACGQDPAHVVEGSNAITTVDQTDGGVYVSVTLPSLQVGTVGGGSGLDTQKECLEMLGCHGGGEEPGNNSRKFAEIVASAVLAGELSLIGALGAGHLARAHKQLGR
- the rimI gene encoding ribosomal protein S18-alanine N-acetyltransferase; translation: MDEKNISIRRAKRGDLRQIVSIETSSFKDPWDESAFVDALFYSSSTFFVAEAEEKIAGFVTAGVEDTSEAVYGHIMNIAVLPQFRKLGLGGRLLQRIEYECLVIGAAGVQLEVRVSNQEARRFYQKMGYSQVFLVGNYYSDGEDAILMMKWFE
- a CDS encoding class I SAM-dependent methyltransferase family protein, whose product is MKEQHWGIKVEKSNGEAVRKRLIALGMYDTEFKPVCEDDFIVFPVVSEKESSGEYIFEKRPKKREPARHELIGGIAVMQSDDPGEAEYLLESRPVIHTVLYSKSPVSGEYRTKDFVVLAGENTTKTHYIEYNNRFVIDLSAAYFSARLANERQRIYSLIEKKERILDMFAGVGPFPVVLSEKASVIYAGDINPGAVALMKENIELNHKKNIIPMLFDALDLKGIFSAHSFDRIIMNLPMRSEEFLEVAFSLCKKGGVIHYYTLQSEKGEMLDTLGRYTKGRICEKVVRSYSPAQHHAVYDINCL
- a CDS encoding methyltransferase domain-containing protein — its product is MLDVACGNENFSLCLAKKGAEIVAFDYSDKIFPNAKKRRMKHSENIL
- a CDS encoding mechanosensitive ion channel family protein, which gives rise to MADKVTVDLSSLGSYVDSVSSVSLEQVIAALLVLIVGYLVIKVLMKQFGRIGEKNLNIPSLTMLQLTRALKVLLYFVLIMAVLGILGFDIDGILISITAGISIILGFGLQDTINNLASGIWISASRAYDLEDEVTIAGETGTVKNVSIMATELKKLDNTRVIIPNGKVWNSAIINVTKMDKRLIVLDYGVSYDTNINDAIKVALDVADSHPKLHKEPAPIVRFKEMADSSIVLQLRVWVDTDDYYPVKSDVLKMLFEKLTETGINIPFPQVDVHMKEQ
- a CDS encoding thiolase domain-containing protein; this encodes MREVAVVGVGLTKFGERWDTSFRDLCVEAGVKSIEDAGLDGDRIQEMFVGNMSGGRFVSQEHIGALIADYAGLATNHIPSTRTEAACASGGLAFRQAVNCVASGTQDIVIAAGVEKMTDVSGGETTDALAGAADREWEGIYGVTFPSLYAMIAVDYMNKYGLTREQLAQVAVKNHYNGARNPIAQYQKEISLDTVMKSTLIADPLRLMDCSPVTDGAAAVILCPLERAKEFTDTPVKVLASTQASDTISLHDRRDISTLDATVAAADRAFKTAKVERKDIDLVEVHDCFTIAELCAIEDLGFCKKGEAGKLTEEGWTALDGDLPVNTSGGLKSCGHPVGATGIKQVCEIVMQLRGEAGRRQVDGAETGMSHNVGGTGATAVTSIFRRV
- a CDS encoding TspO/MBR family protein, which translates into the protein MKRINVIKNPCLLAVSIVICIIPGIFGSLFTSTSDGSWYSSLAKPWFLPPSFLFPVVWTALYIMMGISLYLILKEDISKRNVNIAAVFFAVQLILNACWSFLFFGLESPLYGLIGIIFLWIFILLTIVASYKVSRYAGVLLVPYILWVTFAAVLNAAVLVLNPVVL